A single region of the Podospora pseudopauciseta strain CBS 411.78 chromosome 1, whole genome shotgun sequence genome encodes:
- the ATP3 gene encoding atp3 gamma subunit of the F1 sector of mitochondrial F1F0 ATP synthase (COG:C; EggNog:ENOG503NYDF; BUSCO:EOG09263TQ5): protein MLSRAARPALRAGAAASSRAAAPAATFATLREIEGRLKSIRNIEKITKTMKIVASTKLNRAQRAMTESRSYGETSNKVYQSAETKPLEGEGKKKLVVVCSSDKGLCGGVHSGLARFIRRRAATEGDNFDLVILGEKAKAQLSRTHAKNIVLNFSGVGKDVPTFTEAQSIVDQIVQLQGDYSEVEILYNKFINATSYEPTIIEGFSEEAFANSPNFAAFEVEEGVLPNLREYTLANSLYWALAEGHACEISARRNAMDNASKNAGEMISKYQILFNRTRQAVITGELVEIITGATASADM from the exons ATGCTGTCAAGAGCTGCCCGTCCGGCTTTGAGAGCCGGCgctgccgcctcctcccg GGCTGCTGCTCCGGCCGCCACCTTCGCTACCCTCCGTGAAATCGAGGGCCGCCTCAAGTCGATTCGCAACATCGAGAAGATCACCAAGACGATGAAGATCGTTGCCTCGACCAAGCTCAACCGTGCCCAGCGTGCCATGACCGAGTCGCGCAGCTACGGCGAGACCAGCAACAAGGTCTACCAGTCGGCCGAGACAAAGCCcctcgagggcgagggcaagaagaagctcgtcgtcgtctgcaGCTCCGACAAGGGTCTTTGCGGTGGTGTTCACTCTGGTCTTGCCCGCTTCATCCGCCGAAGGGCTGCCACCGAGGGGGACAACTTcgacctcgtcatcctcggcgagaaggccaaggcccAGCTCTCCCGTACGCATGCTAAGAACATCGTCCTGAACTTCTCTGGCGTTGGCAAGGACGTCCCCACCTTCACCGAGGCTCAGTCCATCGTCGACCAGATCGTCCAGCTCCAGGGCGACTACTCCGAGGTTGAGATTCTCTACAACAAGTTCATCAACGCCACCAGCTACGAGCCCACCATCATTGAGGGATTTTCCGAGGAGGCCTTTGCCAACTCCC CCAACTTTGCCGCtttcgaggtcgaggagggtgtcCTTCCCAACCTCCGCGAGTACACCCTTGCCAACTCGCTCTACTGGGCTCTTGCTGAGGGTCACGCTTGCGAGATCTCTGCCCGCCGCAACGCCATGGAT AACGCTTCCAAGAACGCTGGTGAGATGATCAGCAAGTACCAGATTCTCTTCAACCGCACCCGCCAGGCCGTCATTACCGGCGAGTTGGTTGAGATTATCACTGGTGCCACCGCCTCTGCGGACATGTAA
- a CDS encoding hypothetical protein (EggNog:ENOG503NWN0; COG:Q), translating into MDSTDEFSPYREDGKLYGFVCVVTGASHPIGQAIIQELAAHGAAAIYACDHPPSSNTTTTAQSTSLPSPSPSHHLTKIIPYPTSPPSPAIEHETLALIDEILASFGRLDIWICSPIPLPSSPPPSIFSTTTPILHSLFETHALGPFFALKHAPAAMGKLSPQKGGYPNAVRKTQKYGSIITVIGGEGEKGGGVGYEMVRGAVLGVVKGGVGVLKGTGVRGNAVCVGFVGEGGEERDDVPLGRAAKPREIARVVGFLASGFSSYVTGASLVVDGGVSAMGPNIVPI; encoded by the exons ATGGACTCGACAGACGAATTCAGCCCTTATCGTGAGGATGGAAAGCTT TACGGCTTCGTCTGCGTAGTAACCGGCGCCTCCCACCCCATAGGACAAGCCATCATCCAAGAGTTAGCCG CCCACGGAGCGGCAGCCATCTACG CATGcgaccaccccccctcctctaacaccaccacaaccgcccaatccacctccctcccctccccctccccctcccaccacctcacaAAAATAATCCCTTACCccacttcccccccctccccagcaatAGAACACGAAACCCTCGCCCTAATCGACGAGATCCTCGCCTCTTTCGGCCGCCTAGACATCTGGATCtgctcccccatcccccttccctcctcccccccgccctcaatcttttccaccacaacccccattCTACACTCCCTCTTCGAAACCCACGCCCTCGGCCCATTCTTCGCGTTGAAGCACGCCCCCGCAGCAATGGGCAAGTTATCACCCCAAAAGGGGGGCTACCCAAACGCTGTGAGGAAAACGCAAAAATACGGGAGTATCATCACTGTTattggtggtgaaggggaaaagggaggcGGGGTGGGGTACGAGATGGTACGGGGTgcggttttgggggttgtgaaagggggggttggggtgttgaaggggacgggggtgagggggaacGCGGTTTGCGTTGGTTTTgtcggggaagggggggaggagagggatgatGTGCCGCTTGGGAGGGCTGCGAAACCTAGGGAGATCGCGAGGGTGGTTGGGTTTCTCGCGAGTGGGTTTTCGAGTTATGTCACGGGGGCGAGTTTggttgtggatgggggggttag TGCTATGGGTCCGAATATTGTTCCCATTTAA